In one Neobacillus sp. CF12 genomic region, the following are encoded:
- a CDS encoding YhcN/YlaJ family sporulation lipoprotein: MKKWPIMIGFCLLLTAAGCSKDMATNRDVYEESGDTINVNNKREELYNEGGGRGVRNVSDNYGFVRHQKSPIQGDRGGTEHYSAIDREQVANIISQLSTDIPNVNDVATLVTDQEVLVSYSTNAKDRNQTADQVKRTAMSVVPRYYHVYVSDNTNLMRDVENLANLDSTSKNARSLVNGLVKQMKKSPQGNRMSDSEDENGATKDDVMNTKNR; this comes from the coding sequence ATGAAAAAGTGGCCGATAATGATTGGTTTTTGTTTACTCTTAACTGCAGCAGGATGTTCAAAGGATATGGCAACTAATCGTGATGTTTATGAAGAAAGCGGAGATACCATAAATGTTAATAATAAAAGAGAAGAACTTTACAATGAAGGTGGGGGTCGTGGCGTTCGAAATGTGAGCGATAACTATGGCTTTGTCCGCCATCAAAAAAGTCCTATCCAAGGTGACAGGGGTGGAACTGAACACTACTCTGCAATTGACCGTGAACAAGTGGCAAATATCATTAGTCAATTAAGCACGGACATTCCAAATGTAAATGATGTAGCTACTCTGGTAACGGACCAAGAAGTCCTTGTTTCCTATAGTACGAATGCAAAGGATCGTAATCAGACAGCAGACCAAGTAAAAAGAACTGCCATGTCCGTTGTCCCTAGGTATTACCATGTTTATGTTTCGGACAATACCAATTTAATGCGAGATGTGGAAAATCTTGCGAATCTGGACTCAACAAGCAAAAATGCAAGGAGTTTGGTTAATGGTTTAGTTAAACAAATGAAGAAATCCCCTCAGGGTAATCGAATGAGTGATAGTGAAGATGAAAATGGAGCTACGAAAGATGATGTAATGAATACGAAAAATAGATAA
- a CDS encoding YutD family protein: MISINGSTYEIVQEHRDAFNEEALKARYSDILSRYDYIVGDWGYGQLRLKGFFEDQNQKATFDTKISTLSEYLYEYCNFGCAYFVLKKVKK, translated from the coding sequence ATGATCAGTATCAATGGCTCCACATATGAAATCGTGCAGGAACACAGAGATGCCTTTAATGAGGAAGCCTTAAAGGCGAGATATAGTGATATATTATCTAGATATGATTATATAGTCGGGGATTGGGGATATGGGCAACTTCGGCTTAAAGGCTTTTTTGAAGATCAAAATCAAAAAGCTACCTTTGATACCAAAATCAGTACATTAAGTGAATATTTATATGAATACTGTAATTTTGGCTGTGCCTATTTTGTATTAAAGAAAGTTAAAAAGTAA
- a CDS encoding cytosolic protein — protein sequence MDEKKERSYFDLSNVEKQKNFLTAEEFPEGPFGSPIAKNEPVENKSTPWQEGQRYYSNFNYEDKTFHQNIPRQWDGAHPTHDDPESDEQPPYTT from the coding sequence ATGGATGAGAAAAAGGAAAGAAGCTATTTTGATCTTTCTAATGTGGAAAAGCAGAAGAACTTCTTAACGGCAGAGGAATTTCCTGAAGGTCCTTTTGGATCACCGATTGCGAAGAATGAGCCTGTTGAAAATAAAAGTACACCCTGGCAAGAAGGGCAGCGTTATTATAGTAACTTTAATTATGAGGATAAAACCTTTCATCAGAATATTCCACGGCAGTGGGATGGGGCACATCCTACACATGATGACCCTGAAAGTGATGAGCAGCCTCCTTATACGACCTAA
- a CDS encoding DUF3055 domain-containing protein, whose product MKERYFLYDDTVDTKTRFVSFVGDNQRFDLAIVQSDRHYGKHLVLDLQGSRFAIIGEDDLKEEGYLEYAFQLNEEDAEELRSFLLELL is encoded by the coding sequence ATGAAAGAACGTTATTTCTTATATGATGATACAGTGGATACAAAAACACGCTTTGTTAGTTTTGTTGGCGACAATCAACGCTTCGATTTAGCTATCGTGCAAAGCGATCGACACTACGGGAAACATCTTGTACTGGATTTACAAGGAAGTCGGTTTGCTATAATTGGTGAGGATGACTTAAAAGAGGAAGGGTATTTAGAATATGCTTTCCAATTAAATGAAGAGGATGCCGAAGAGCTGCGTTCCTTTTTATTAGAATTATTATAA
- a CDS encoding EAL domain-containing protein, which yields MGCRYIKKVKSVMQWGKIILPLSSIRYYPPQFTLRNPLIEGVSKAFHAGHEVAVIVFKLSNLKDLLEQTEIQQHSKLMKNVKKIFQIVVEKVVNPKEVISLHDYYGDGISLLITVDHDRHSISNIDIMMKEITEEVTQRFIKLYPSMDPTFEVGYMFVDKHDFSIQDSLLRAHRQAIGMAEKRVQVEINEMLLSINKIITHKAITLLAQPIIDVATKEIRAWELLTRGPKGTVLEAPLQLFSVARQTGRLYELEMIVIEKILQQVKASRCRQGIFVNCTPLTLGNIRFTNDLKKLLQKYRSISPKQITFEVTERDSIEGLKNFSFNINVLRLMGFKIAVDDTGAGYASLNTISELMPDIIKIDRSVIENIDKNSVKESMLKGLLLVAKEAGSLVVAEGIENQEEASVLTRNNVDLAQGNFYARPAMFFDEIAT from the coding sequence ATGGGCTGTCGTTACATAAAAAAAGTTAAGAGTGTAATGCAATGGGGAAAGATTATTTTACCTCTTTCGTCCATACGCTATTACCCACCTCAGTTTACCTTGCGCAATCCTTTAATTGAGGGAGTAAGTAAAGCTTTTCATGCAGGGCATGAGGTTGCGGTGATTGTATTTAAACTAAGTAACCTAAAAGATTTGTTAGAACAGACTGAAATCCAGCAGCATTCCAAATTAATGAAAAACGTAAAAAAGATTTTTCAAATTGTCGTGGAAAAAGTCGTCAACCCAAAGGAAGTTATATCTCTTCATGATTATTATGGGGATGGGATAAGCCTATTGATTACGGTTGATCACGATCGACATTCAATTTCAAATATAGATATTATGATGAAAGAGATAACAGAGGAAGTAACACAACGGTTTATTAAACTGTATCCTTCTATGGACCCGACTTTTGAAGTGGGGTATATGTTTGTCGACAAACATGACTTTTCTATCCAAGATTCCTTATTAAGGGCACACAGACAAGCAATTGGCATGGCTGAGAAGCGCGTGCAAGTAGAAATTAATGAAATGCTATTGTCAATCAACAAAATCATTACACACAAGGCTATTACTTTGTTAGCACAGCCTATTATTGATGTCGCTACAAAAGAGATAAGGGCTTGGGAACTGCTTACACGCGGACCTAAAGGGACGGTATTAGAAGCACCTTTGCAGCTTTTTTCAGTAGCAAGACAAACCGGGCGTTTGTACGAATTGGAAATGATTGTAATAGAAAAAATACTTCAACAAGTAAAGGCCTCTCGATGCCGTCAAGGTATATTTGTGAATTGCACACCTTTAACCCTAGGAAATATTAGATTTACGAATGATTTAAAAAAGTTACTCCAGAAATATAGAAGTATTTCACCAAAACAAATAACGTTTGAAGTGACAGAGCGTGATTCAATCGAAGGCTTGAAGAATTTTTCCTTTAATATTAATGTATTGCGGTTAATGGGATTTAAAATCGCCGTTGATGACACTGGTGCTGGCTATGCAAGCTTGAATACGATTAGCGAACTTATGCCTGACATCATCAAGATTGATCGCTCTGTGATTGAAAATATAGATAAAAACTCCGTAAAGGAGTCCATGTTAAAAGGACTGCTTCTAGTTGCAAAGGAGGCGGGGTCCTTAGTTGTGGCAGAAGGTATTGAAAACCAAGAGGAAGCTTCCGTTTTAACTAGAAATAATGTTGACTTGGCACAGGGGAACTTTTACGCACGCCCAGCCATGTTTTTCGATGAAATTGCTACTTAG
- a CDS encoding DUF86 domain-containing protein → MYFVDREKLETTLAFLEKQISLFSSQKQWETPLEKAALERLTHIMLESVLDVGNAVIDGFIMRDPGSYEDIIEILIDEKVVSTETGNSLKILVMYRKVLVQLYTEIDHHDLHSQFSIHINALSLFPKNVRDYLQNELGPVSAFN, encoded by the coding sequence ATGTATTTTGTAGACCGCGAAAAGTTGGAGACAACATTGGCTTTCCTGGAAAAGCAAATCAGTCTATTTTCTAGTCAGAAGCAATGGGAAACACCGCTAGAAAAAGCAGCATTAGAACGACTAACACATATCATGCTTGAGTCAGTATTAGATGTTGGAAATGCAGTGATAGATGGATTTATTATGAGAGATCCCGGTAGTTATGAAGATATTATTGAGATTTTAATCGATGAAAAGGTTGTATCAACTGAAACTGGTAACAGTTTAAAAATATTGGTTATGTATCGAAAGGTGCTAGTTCAGTTGTATACGGAAATTGACCATCATGATCTTCATAGTCAGTTCTCAATTCATATTAACGCATTATCTTTATTTCCGAAGAACGTCCGAGACTATCTTCAGAACGAACTAGGCCCTGTATCAGCTTTTAATTAA
- a CDS encoding TIGR01457 family HAD-type hydrolase translates to MKKYKGYLIDLDGTMYKGSEKIEEAGDFVKKLKEKEIPYLFVTNNSSRTPAQVALKLNEFDIPCEENQVFTTSQATANYIYEQKKDASLYVIGEEGIRTALEEKGFIYAGENADYVVIGIDREISYEKLAVACLAVRNGAAFISTNGDIAIPTERGLLPGNGSLTSVISVSTQTKPIFIGKPESIIMEQALKVLGTSKEETLMVGDYYDTDILAGMNAGLDTLLVHTGVTTKELLAGYNRKPTYAIDSLDQWEP, encoded by the coding sequence ATGAAAAAGTATAAAGGTTATTTAATTGATCTGGATGGAACGATGTATAAGGGGTCAGAAAAAATTGAGGAAGCAGGGGACTTTGTTAAAAAGTTAAAGGAAAAAGAAATTCCTTATCTATTTGTAACCAATAATTCATCTAGAACCCCTGCCCAAGTCGCTCTAAAATTAAATGAATTTGATATTCCTTGTGAAGAAAACCAAGTCTTTACAACGAGTCAGGCAACTGCGAATTACATCTATGAACAAAAGAAGGACGCGTCACTTTATGTGATTGGGGAAGAAGGTATTCGTACAGCGTTGGAGGAAAAAGGATTTATTTATGCTGGAGAGAATGCTGACTATGTGGTGATCGGGATAGATCGCGAAATTAGCTATGAAAAATTAGCTGTAGCATGCCTCGCTGTCCGTAATGGTGCGGCCTTTATCTCGACGAATGGAGATATTGCGATCCCAACAGAGAGAGGATTACTCCCTGGGAATGGTTCGCTCACATCTGTGATTTCTGTTTCCACTCAGACTAAGCCTATCTTTATTGGTAAGCCAGAGTCAATCATTATGGAGCAAGCGCTAAAGGTTTTGGGTACCTCTAAAGAGGAAACACTTATGGTTGGCGATTATTATGATACGGATATACTAGCGGGTATGAATGCAGGACTCGATACACTGTTAGTTCACACAGGTGTTACAACGAAGGAATTACTGGCCGGCTATAATCGAAAACCAACCTACGCGATTGATTCATTGGATCAATGGGAGCCGTAA
- a CDS encoding phosphatidylglycerophosphatase A yields the protein MAEDKKMDLTEETARRWIKERGVEIQDIADLVFFLQEKYHENLKMEDCIANVERVIAKREVQNAIITGIQLDMLAEKNMLEEPIQSIIKTDESLYGVDEILALSIVNVYGSIGFTNYGYIDKQKPGILARLNDKSTGECHTFLDDIIGAIAAAASSRLAHRAAHVE from the coding sequence ATGGCAGAAGATAAAAAAATGGACTTAACAGAAGAAACTGCACGTAGATGGATAAAAGAACGAGGCGTTGAGATTCAAGATATTGCCGATTTAGTTTTTTTCTTACAGGAAAAATACCATGAGAATTTAAAGATGGAAGACTGTATTGCTAACGTGGAGCGAGTAATAGCAAAGCGTGAAGTTCAAAATGCGATCATAACGGGGATCCAGCTTGACATGTTAGCCGAGAAAAACATGCTGGAAGAGCCCATTCAATCCATTATTAAAACAGATGAAAGTCTTTATGGGGTCGATGAAATTTTAGCATTGTCGATTGTTAATGTATACGGGTCGATTGGCTTTACTAATTATGGCTATATCGATAAGCAAAAGCCTGGAATTCTAGCCCGTTTAAATGATAAATCAACCGGTGAATGCCATACGTTTTTAGATGATATTATTGGTGCGATCGCAGCTGCTGCATCAAGCAGACTTGCTCACCGTGCGGCACATGTAGAGTAA
- the yutH gene encoding spore coat putative kinase YutH — protein MLQKLLEHKYGIQVEEYVKLDSYEALRGNGWLYLVAKPDGRESEDIIELEKIAEHLRKNGDPHVPAFLQSNEGEFITNWENQQYCVLANRHTDKIAKVKIGRKLAKFHERGKTVPFKIERSSRIGQWKTLWEKRLDQIEKVWSELLYQTPENEFEKMFIESFPYYIGLTENAIQYLVDTEIDDEPKETDSGTVCHERFSNDSWGANYYIKDPFDWVFDHRSRDLAEWTRERYFRNTQTYEMDVRQFFTDYQGIAPLSAFSWRLLFSRLLFPLHYFECIENYYITRSEQERRLLEEQLSKMLKQSSEYERFLGKFFLTVGAPLKPLKIPQLDWLLIR, from the coding sequence ATGCTGCAAAAATTACTTGAACATAAATACGGAATACAAGTTGAAGAATATGTTAAATTAGATTCTTATGAGGCTTTAAGGGGAAATGGCTGGCTCTATTTAGTTGCAAAACCTGATGGAAGAGAGTCAGAAGATATAATTGAACTAGAGAAAATTGCTGAACACTTAAGGAAAAATGGAGATCCCCATGTACCAGCTTTTTTACAATCTAACGAAGGTGAATTCATTACGAACTGGGAAAATCAGCAATATTGTGTGCTTGCAAATCGGCACACCGATAAAATAGCTAAAGTGAAAATAGGCAGGAAGTTGGCAAAATTTCATGAACGAGGAAAAACGGTCCCCTTTAAAATTGAAAGGTCTAGCAGAATAGGACAATGGAAAACATTATGGGAAAAGCGGCTAGATCAAATTGAAAAGGTCTGGAGTGAACTTCTTTATCAAACTCCTGAAAATGAGTTTGAGAAAATGTTTATTGAATCATTTCCCTATTATATTGGTCTGACGGAAAATGCTATCCAATACTTGGTGGATACCGAAATTGACGATGAACCAAAAGAAACAGATAGTGGAACGGTGTGTCATGAGCGTTTTTCAAATGACTCTTGGGGAGCTAATTATTACATTAAGGATCCATTTGATTGGGTTTTTGATCATCGCAGCCGTGATCTTGCAGAATGGACTCGGGAACGATACTTCAGAAATACGCAAACCTACGAGATGGATGTAAGGCAGTTCTTCACTGATTATCAAGGTATTGCCCCTTTATCTGCTTTTTCGTGGCGGTTATTATTTTCACGATTATTGTTTCCGCTTCATTATTTTGAGTGCATTGAAAATTATTATATAACCCGTTCCGAGCAGGAAAGGAGACTTTTAGAAGAACAGTTAAGTAAGATGTTGAAGCAATCGAGCGAGTATGAACGGTTTTTAGGTAAGTTTTTTCTTACAGTAGGAGCACCACTAAAACCATTAAAAATCCCCCAATTAGACTGGTTACTGATTAGATAA
- a CDS encoding NifU family protein: protein MAEQEVQEMFEQVQEVLDKLRPFLLRDGGDCELVDVEDGIVKLRLLGACGSCPSSTITLKAGIERALLEEVPGVVEVEQVF from the coding sequence ATGGCAGAACAAGAAGTACAAGAAATGTTTGAGCAGGTTCAGGAAGTATTAGATAAATTACGTCCGTTTCTCCTACGCGATGGCGGGGATTGTGAATTAGTTGATGTTGAGGATGGTATCGTTAAACTTCGTTTACTAGGCGCATGCGGCAGCTGCCCAAGCTCAACCATTACCCTTAAAGCAGGAATTGAAAGAGCACTATTAGAAGAAGTTCCTGGCGTAGTTGAAGTAGAACAAGTATTTTAA
- a CDS encoding YuzD family protein — MTNTTVEIILYGADQLCPSCVNLPSSKETFEWLEAAISRKFPEQAFKMTYVDIYQPQTDIEKENFAKKVIEEDLFYPVVVIKGKIVGEGNPRLKTIFNELEKYGYQAI, encoded by the coding sequence ATGACAAATACTACAGTTGAAATTATTCTTTATGGTGCCGACCAATTATGCCCAAGCTGTGTAAACTTACCTTCTTCAAAGGAAACATTTGAATGGCTTGAGGCAGCTATTTCAAGGAAATTTCCCGAGCAGGCATTCAAGATGACCTATGTTGATATTTATCAACCGCAAACTGACATTGAAAAAGAAAATTTTGCAAAAAAAGTAATTGAGGAAGATTTGTTTTATCCTGTTGTTGTAATAAAAGGTAAAATCGTTGGTGAAGGTAATCCGCGATTAAAAACAATTTTTAATGAGTTAGAAAAATACGGATATCAAGCAATATAA
- a CDS encoding NAD(P)/FAD-dependent oxidoreductase translates to MKNLVILGGGYGGMKILSELLPNNLPENVMITLVDRVPYHCLKTEYYALAAGTVSDKELRVSFPEHPQLVVKYGEVIGIDKSDKKVLIKDSEPLSFDDLIIGLGCEDKYHGVPGADQYTYSIQSIEKSRLTYSVLNNLGPGSVVGIVGAGLSGVELASELSESRGDLKIKLFDRGKHILPAFPDRLSKYVENWFQKNNVEIINNSNITKVEENLLYNHDEPVPCDVIVWTAGIQANQVVRELGEEMDRSGRLIITPRHHLPNDEHVFILGDCASLPHAPSAQLAEGQAEQIVVVLKKRWNGEEPPIEFPTIKLKGVLGSLGKKHGFGMMADRAITGRVARLLKSGVLWLYKYHNG, encoded by the coding sequence ATGAAAAACCTTGTAATTCTCGGTGGCGGATATGGCGGAATGAAGATACTAAGTGAACTTCTTCCTAACAACTTACCTGAGAATGTAATGATTACACTTGTCGATCGCGTACCATACCATTGTTTAAAAACTGAATATTATGCTTTGGCAGCTGGAACAGTTTCTGATAAGGAATTGCGTGTATCATTTCCTGAACATCCTCAACTGGTGGTTAAATATGGGGAAGTGATAGGAATAGATAAATCCGATAAAAAGGTACTGATTAAAGATTCAGAACCACTTTCCTTTGACGACTTAATTATCGGTCTTGGGTGTGAGGACAAGTACCACGGTGTTCCCGGTGCGGACCAATACACTTATAGCATTCAAAGTATCGAAAAATCCCGTCTAACATACTCCGTGTTAAACAACCTAGGGCCAGGTTCGGTTGTGGGAATCGTTGGTGCCGGACTAAGTGGTGTGGAGCTGGCTAGTGAATTAAGCGAGAGCCGCGGAGACCTAAAAATTAAACTATTTGATCGTGGTAAACACATTCTTCCGGCCTTTCCTGACCGATTAAGTAAGTATGTTGAAAATTGGTTTCAAAAAAATAATGTTGAAATTATCAACAACTCTAATATCACAAAAGTAGAAGAAAATTTACTTTATAATCATGATGAGCCAGTACCTTGTGATGTGATTGTTTGGACTGCTGGTATCCAAGCTAATCAGGTGGTTCGTGAATTAGGGGAAGAAATGGATCGCTCAGGCAGGCTCATCATTACGCCTCGTCATCATTTACCAAATGATGAGCACGTTTTTATTCTTGGAGATTGTGCTAGTCTCCCACATGCCCCAAGTGCTCAATTAGCAGAGGGACAGGCGGAGCAAATTGTTGTTGTGTTGAAAAAGCGCTGGAATGGTGAAGAACCTCCAATTGAATTCCCAACCATTAAACTAAAAGGTGTCCTCGGTTCACTTGGTAAAAAACATGGTTTTGGGATGATGGCAGATAGAGCGATTACAGGTCGGGTAGCTCGTCTACTGAAATCTGGCGTCCTCTGGCTGTATAAATATCATAACGGATGA
- a CDS encoding YuzB family protein, giving the protein MFKPIIEFCISNLASGAQKALEKLEKDPNLDIIEYGCLGYCGKCASTLYALVNGEVVSGNTPDELVDNIYQYLEDNPMF; this is encoded by the coding sequence ATGTTTAAGCCAATTATTGAATTTTGTATCAGTAATTTAGCAAGCGGTGCACAAAAGGCACTGGAGAAGTTAGAAAAGGATCCAAATCTTGATATTATCGAATATGGATGTCTCGGTTATTGTGGGAAATGCGCTTCCACACTTTATGCACTTGTAAACGGTGAAGTCGTTTCAGGCAATACACCTGATGAACTTGTTGATAATATTTACCAATACTTAGAAGATAATCCAATGTTTTAA
- a CDS encoding iron-sulfur cluster assembly accessory protein — protein sequence MSNDVVIITEAAALQIKEMMKHNEEEGALLRVSVKGGGCSGLSYGMGFDHEVKEEDLHFAQHGIQILVNKEDAPILNGTKIDYKQSMMGGGFTIDNPNAIASCGCGSSFRTATTTGTPEEC from the coding sequence ATGAGTAATGATGTAGTTATTATCACCGAAGCTGCGGCTTTGCAAATAAAAGAAATGATGAAACACAATGAAGAAGAAGGTGCCTTATTGCGAGTAAGTGTAAAAGGCGGAGGCTGCAGTGGTTTATCCTATGGTATGGGATTTGACCATGAAGTGAAGGAAGAAGATCTTCACTTTGCTCAGCATGGCATTCAAATTCTTGTGAATAAAGAGGATGCTCCTATATTAAATGGAACAAAAATTGATTATAAGCAATCAATGATGGGCGGCGGTTTTACCATCGATAATCCAAATGCGATTGCATCATGTGGCTGCGGCTCATCATTCAGAACAGCAACAACAACTGGTACACCAGAAGAATGTTAA
- a CDS encoding NAD(P)/FAD-dependent oxidoreductase: MQKNQKVYDITIIGGGPTGLFTAFYGGMRQASVKIIESLPQLGGQLSALYPEKYIYDVAGFPKVRAQELVNNLKEQMAKFEPTIALEQSVEKLEKQEDGTFKLTTNSEVHYSKTVIITAGNGAFQPRRLELESAAQYERKNLHYFIDDLNKFADQKVVVFGGGDSAVDWALMLEPIAKEVTIVHRRDKFRAHEHSVENLHNSKVIVKTPFVPAELIGDDLGIKQVVLTGVNGENKEAIDVDAVICNYGFVSSLGPIKEWGLEIEKNSIVVNSKMETAVPGIYAAGDICTYDGKVKLIACGFGEAPTAVNNAKAFIDPKAKIQPLHSSSMFGK; encoded by the coding sequence GTGCAAAAGAATCAAAAAGTTTATGACATAACTATTATTGGGGGCGGTCCTACCGGCCTATTTACTGCCTTTTACGGTGGTATGAGACAAGCTTCAGTAAAAATCATTGAAAGCTTGCCACAATTAGGCGGTCAGTTATCGGCACTATACCCGGAAAAATACATTTACGATGTCGCAGGATTTCCAAAAGTCCGTGCACAAGAATTAGTTAATAACCTAAAAGAACAAATGGCAAAGTTTGAGCCAACTATAGCACTAGAGCAATCGGTTGAGAAGTTGGAAAAACAAGAGGATGGTACATTCAAATTAACAACCAACTCGGAAGTTCACTATTCAAAAACAGTTATCATTACGGCTGGAAATGGTGCATTCCAACCACGCAGATTAGAACTTGAAAGCGCAGCACAATATGAACGTAAAAACCTTCATTACTTTATTGATGACCTTAACAAGTTTGCGGACCAAAAAGTTGTTGTTTTTGGCGGCGGCGATTCAGCGGTTGACTGGGCATTAATGTTAGAGCCAATTGCCAAAGAAGTAACGATTGTTCACCGAAGAGATAAATTCAGAGCCCATGAACATAGTGTTGAGAACTTGCATAACTCAAAGGTAATTGTAAAAACTCCTTTTGTTCCTGCAGAATTAATTGGTGATGATCTCGGTATTAAGCAGGTCGTTCTTACTGGGGTTAATGGAGAAAACAAAGAAGCGATTGATGTAGATGCAGTTATTTGTAACTATGGTTTTGTTTCCTCGCTCGGTCCAATTAAAGAATGGGGCTTAGAAATCGAAAAAAATTCTATTGTCGTTAATTCTAAAATGGAAACGGCTGTACCTGGCATTTATGCTGCTGGGGATATTTGCACATATGATGGCAAGGTAAAATTAATAGCCTGCGGATTTGGTGAAGCACCTACTGCTGTTAACAATGCAAAAGCATTTATCGATCCAAAGGCAAAAATTCAGCCGCTACACAGCTCTTCCATGTTCGGAAAATAA